A stretch of the Marivirga tractuosa DSM 4126 genome encodes the following:
- a CDS encoding DUF1835 domain-containing protein has protein sequence MKNQYHILNGDSLKEQFPKEIDGKIIVARECLVDGDVRSATLDELFKLRAKFISEAYGDFSIGDYYAHSVSEFEKILKIPENAEVNLWFEDDLFCQVNLWFIIHLLLTSLKKCKVFLIRPAVHTQFGFGGLNELELTKLYIQRTEMFELDKLASLWKFYQNNNLAEMVKIGRQLEEEYPFILNVVEAHVNRLPNENSPGRPVEILREIMHELKTDSFVSVFREFNKRASIYGFGDLQVKRLLDGIKNNR, from the coding sequence ATGAAAAATCAATATCATATTCTAAATGGAGATTCATTGAAAGAGCAGTTTCCCAAAGAAATTGATGGGAAGATTATTGTCGCCCGTGAATGCCTTGTCGATGGAGATGTACGTAGCGCTACTTTAGACGAATTGTTTAAGCTTCGTGCCAAGTTTATTTCAGAGGCTTATGGTGACTTTTCTATAGGTGACTATTATGCACATTCTGTATCCGAATTCGAAAAAATCCTAAAGATACCGGAAAATGCGGAAGTTAACTTGTGGTTTGAAGATGACCTTTTTTGCCAAGTAAATTTGTGGTTTATCATTCATTTACTACTGACTTCTTTAAAGAAATGCAAAGTTTTTTTGATTAGACCAGCTGTACATACGCAATTTGGATTTGGAGGACTAAATGAACTCGAATTAACTAAGCTTTATATTCAAAGGACTGAAATGTTTGAATTGGACAAACTAGCAAGTCTATGGAAGTTTTATCAGAACAATAATTTAGCTGAAATGGTCAAAATAGGGCGGCAATTGGAAGAAGAATATCCTTTTATATTAAATGTGGTTGAGGCACATGTAAATAGACTACCAAATGAAAATAGCCCTGGAAGACCAGTTGAAATATTAAGAGAAATAATGCATGAATTAAAAACAGATTCCTTTGTATCCGTTTTTAGGGAGTTTAATAAACGAGCGAGTATTTATGGATTTGGTGATCTGCAAGTGAAAAGACTTTTGGACGGAATTAAGAACAACCGCTAA
- a CDS encoding class I SAM-dependent methyltransferase, whose translation MTYDKYYQTENLFGEPYPELVEFFADYTRKGRVLDLGCGQGRDAIALARLGYSVTGIDSSKVGIEQMNRIGQNEKLDLVGKVEDIYTFDRFNEFDIVLLDSMFHFAKKDKAKEIGLIKKILLDIKTGSLVVVCIQDTGGKVQILKKAIHNDDKLIADEKFKYVFEDTESGHKSETDYRMVIIEKHDC comes from the coding sequence ATGACCTACGACAAATACTACCAAACAGAAAACTTATTCGGAGAACCATATCCCGAATTGGTTGAGTTTTTTGCTGATTATACTAGAAAAGGGAGAGTACTTGACTTAGGTTGCGGACAAGGACGAGACGCAATTGCCTTGGCTAGACTTGGCTACTCGGTAACAGGAATTGATAGTTCAAAAGTGGGAATAGAGCAAATGAACCGAATTGGACAAAACGAAAAGTTGGATTTGGTCGGAAAAGTCGAAGATATTTACACTTTTGACCGCTTTAATGAGTTCGATATTGTTCTTTTGGACAGCATGTTTCATTTCGCCAAAAAGGACAAGGCAAAAGAAATTGGTCTGATAAAGAAAATCCTTTTGGATATCAAAACGGGAAGTCTTGTGGTTGTTTGTATTCAAGATACAGGAGGAAAGGTTCAAATACTCAAAAAAGCAATTCACAATGACGATAAGCTAATAGCTGACGAGAAATTCAAATATGTATTTGAAGACACGGAAAGCGGACATAAATCCGAAACAGACTATCGGATGGTCATCATTGAAAAGCATGATTGCTAA
- a CDS encoding sigma-70 family RNA polymerase sigma factor, giving the protein MKNSSNLSFEQVIEDNKAAIYRICKVYATTPVEPEDLFQEVTVHIWKAFSNFDGRAKISTWIYRIALNVCMRYKSRIDNSKSNMIRLDTIVFQIPAAIPDVSVQEKFNALYDCIRLLNEIDQSIAILILDELPYKEIANITGLSENHIAVKMKRMKKVLLNCINSKL; this is encoded by the coding sequence ATGAAGAATTCATCCAACCTATCTTTTGAGCAAGTCATTGAAGACAATAAAGCTGCTATCTACAGAATCTGTAAGGTTTACGCAACTACACCAGTTGAGCCTGAAGACCTATTTCAGGAGGTAACCGTTCACATCTGGAAGGCCTTCTCAAACTTTGATGGAAGAGCTAAAATAAGTACCTGGATTTACCGGATAGCCTTAAATGTATGCATGCGGTATAAAAGCAGGATAGACAATAGTAAAAGTAATATGATACGATTAGACACAATCGTATTTCAAATTCCAGCAGCTATCCCTGATGTATCTGTACAAGAAAAATTTAATGCACTTTATGATTGCATTCGTTTACTAAATGAGATAGATCAATCCATTGCAATTTTAATTCTGGATGAACTGCCATATAAAGAAATAGCTAACATCACTGGACTGAGCGAAAACCATATCGCTGTTAAAATGAAAAGGATGAAGAAAGTCCTACTAAATTGTATAAACTCAAAATTGTGA
- a CDS encoding heparin lyase I family protein, whose amino-acid sequence MAKLVLIGIVLFFSSCSNDDNTSPELENEIDYIFEDGFETRENDLLELFPDNGSRWSNLQLVDPESGENKIDIESNITNEGNNSLRIYAAASDNTLSKADIEKSGFRAPEGSTVIIRANFYIASTNNIENLLLIDLECCSCWDPDVPDNQCPGIRLMMKDNDHLSIERGKILNSTIVQSEVAFPRNEWVNVVWELELSQNSDGINKLFINNHEVISESGINMPNASLFKTEFANNGIDFELQEPLFYERFQIGATANPTPFSIELFIDDAKIEITN is encoded by the coding sequence ATGGCAAAACTAGTTTTGATTGGGATTGTTCTATTCTTTTCATCTTGTTCTAATGATGACAATACAAGTCCTGAGCTCGAAAATGAAATAGATTATATATTTGAAGATGGATTTGAAACCAGAGAGAATGATTTGTTGGAGTTATTCCCCGATAATGGAAGCAGGTGGAGCAATTTACAATTGGTAGATCCCGAAAGTGGTGAAAATAAAATCGACATAGAAAGTAACATAACTAATGAAGGAAATAATTCTTTAAGAATTTATGCAGCAGCATCAGATAATACGCTGTCAAAAGCTGATATAGAGAAAAGTGGATTTAGAGCACCAGAAGGTTCAACTGTCATAATTAGAGCAAACTTCTACATAGCATCCACAAATAATATTGAAAACTTATTATTGATAGATTTAGAATGTTGCTCTTGTTGGGATCCGGATGTGCCTGATAATCAATGCCCCGGAATAAGATTAATGATGAAGGATAATGATCATTTATCTATAGAGAGGGGAAAAATATTGAATTCTACTATTGTCCAATCAGAAGTTGCATTTCCTAGAAACGAATGGGTAAATGTAGTTTGGGAATTAGAATTATCTCAAAATAGCGATGGCATTAATAAACTATTTATAAATAATCATGAGGTTATTTCAGAAAGTGGAATAAACATGCCTAATGCGAGCCTTTTTAAGACTGAGTTTGCTAATAATGGGATTGATTTTGAACTACAGGAACCCCTATTCTATGAACGGTTCCAAATTGGAGCTACTGCAAATCCAACACCTTTTAGCATTGAGCTATTTATTGATGATGCGAAAATTGAAATAACTAATTAA
- a CDS encoding 4Fe-4S binding protein, giving the protein MAIMITDECINCGACEPECPNTAIYEGGVEWNWAGGTSLSGKAKLIDGTEVDAEEMQEPVSDEFYYIVTGKCTECTGFHEEPQCAAVCPVDCCVDDPDNEETDGELMAKKEWMHQE; this is encoded by the coding sequence ATGGCAATAATGATAACAGATGAATGTATTAATTGCGGTGCTTGCGAACCAGAGTGCCCTAATACAGCAATATATGAAGGTGGTGTTGAATGGAATTGGGCAGGAGGGACTTCACTTTCAGGAAAAGCCAAATTAATAGACGGAACAGAGGTAGATGCGGAAGAGATGCAAGAGCCTGTTTCTGATGAATTTTACTATATCGTGACAGGGAAATGTACAGAATGCACTGGCTTCCATGAAGAGCCGCAGTGTGCTGCAGTTTGCCCGGTTGATTGTTGTGTGGATGATCCAGACAATGAAGAAACGGATGGTGAGCTAATGGCGAAAAAAGAATGGATGCATCAGGAATAG
- a CDS encoding ligand-binding sensor domain-containing protein, with protein sequence MTIKKYIHESTFELLKNLNKTFDYRHYTFALYFCFYTTVSQAQSYQTYFQDASKSYQEAQYEDMLVSVKKAQMLRPHHQTLNYYLAMAYVLNDSIDSANYWLRKVVSTDAQNYDLARDDFQPLKSTKAYQDLMAYQTEMMKPVINSDTAFVIPDEELHIEDVAFNPYDKSYLLSSINKRNIYSFKEGELKPLFEKSFPVAITGMVVQDAILWFTGAGFSQAGLDENDPNLETSKLYKSDLKTGIVLDSFSVEDSKTNVFGDVILSGSGTVLVSDSKTNKVYRLEGGKLKEWISSDEILSLQGIAQIDEKLFLADYVQGLFVYDIEQNSFHKIESLPDLALKGIDGLYAYRNGLISIQNGVSPHRISYLEFDDEYTKIKSFKYLEKNHPAMGEPTLGYLQNDSLVYIATSFWGLNENGKVINEKGIKPVILRLPLPNSSKPKVENQYCNSENHRAFDFWLGNWEVYNKKGDHIGTNNIHLIQNGCGIQENWTSNGRGAGTSYNFYDVKTEKWYQSWISNSGNALLLKGGFTDGQMQMQSEIVNGKIDRIKWIHQEDGSVHQIWEISTDDGKTWKEAFWGKYVRSEE encoded by the coding sequence ATGACAATAAAAAAATATATTCACGAAAGTACATTCGAACTGCTAAAGAATCTGAATAAGACCTTTGATTACAGGCATTATACATTTGCTTTGTATTTTTGCTTTTACACTACAGTTTCCCAAGCGCAATCCTACCAAACCTATTTCCAAGATGCTTCCAAATCCTACCAAGAAGCTCAGTATGAGGACATGCTGGTAAGTGTCAAGAAAGCTCAAATGCTTAGACCACATCACCAAACGCTTAATTATTATCTGGCGATGGCCTATGTTCTTAATGACTCCATTGATAGTGCAAATTATTGGTTAAGAAAAGTGGTGTCAACTGATGCTCAAAATTATGATTTAGCTAGAGATGATTTCCAGCCTCTAAAAAGCACTAAAGCATATCAAGATTTGATGGCCTATCAGACAGAAATGATGAAACCCGTCATCAACTCCGATACAGCATTTGTAATTCCAGATGAAGAGCTTCATATAGAAGATGTTGCTTTTAATCCTTATGATAAGAGCTATTTGTTGAGTAGTATCAATAAGCGCAATATTTATTCATTTAAAGAAGGAGAATTAAAACCGCTTTTTGAAAAGTCCTTTCCTGTAGCCATTACGGGTATGGTAGTTCAGGATGCTATTCTGTGGTTCACAGGTGCTGGTTTTTCTCAGGCAGGATTAGATGAAAATGATCCTAATTTAGAAACTTCCAAATTGTATAAATCTGATTTGAAAACTGGTATTGTGTTAGATAGTTTCTCAGTTGAAGATAGTAAAACAAATGTTTTTGGCGATGTGATTTTATCTGGGAGCGGTACAGTTTTAGTTTCTGATAGTAAAACCAATAAAGTCTACAGACTTGAGGGTGGAAAATTGAAAGAATGGATCAGCTCTGATGAAATTCTTTCCTTACAAGGAATAGCACAGATAGATGAAAAATTGTTTTTGGCTGATTATGTGCAAGGACTATTTGTTTATGATATTGAGCAGAACAGTTTCCATAAAATAGAATCTTTACCCGATTTAGCTTTAAAAGGAATAGATGGTTTATATGCTTATAGAAATGGTTTAATAAGCATTCAGAATGGAGTGAGCCCTCATCGAATCTCTTATTTGGAGTTTGATGATGAATATACTAAAATCAAAAGCTTTAAGTACTTGGAGAAGAATCATCCAGCTATGGGTGAGCCTACTTTAGGCTATCTTCAGAACGATTCATTGGTTTATATAGCTACAAGTTTTTGGGGATTAAATGAGAATGGAAAAGTTATAAATGAGAAAGGGATTAAGCCAGTTATTCTAAGATTGCCTTTACCCAATTCTTCTAAACCAAAAGTAGAAAATCAATATTGCAATTCTGAAAACCACCGAGCCTTTGATTTTTGGTTGGGCAATTGGGAAGTTTATAATAAAAAGGGAGATCATATAGGTACAAACAATATTCATCTCATACAAAATGGATGTGGCATTCAGGAAAACTGGACTTCCAATGGCAGAGGAGCAGGAACAAGCTATAATTTCTATGATGTGAAAACTGAGAAATGGTATCAAAGCTGGATTTCTAACTCAGGCAATGCTTTACTTTTGAAAGGAGGTTTTACTGACGGTCAAATGCAGATGCAATCAGAAATTGTTAATGGAAAAATTGACCGGATTAAATGGATTCACCAAGAGGATGGTAGTGTTCACCAAATCTGGGAAATATCTACCGATGATGGGAAAACCTGGAAGGAAGCTTTTTGGGGCAAATATGTGAGAAGTGAGGAATAA